In the genome of Thermoplasmataceae archaeon, one region contains:
- a CDS encoding methionine-R-sulfoxide reductase, giving the protein MEWNKLSRAEERVIVYRETETPFSGEYETNFRKGTYVCRRCGAPLYRSENKFDAHCGWPSFDQEISGSVKRLPDPDGMRTEIRCSKCDGHLGHVFLGEGFTERNVRHCVNSISMRFIADKEEGE; this is encoded by the coding sequence ATGGAATGGAACAAGCTCTCCAGGGCTGAGGAGAGAGTAATAGTTTACAGGGAAACTGAAACCCCATTCAGCGGTGAATACGAAACTAATTTCAGGAAAGGGACATATGTATGCAGGAGGTGCGGGGCACCTCTTTACAGGTCGGAGAATAAATTTGATGCGCACTGTGGCTGGCCAAGTTTTGATCAAGAAATTAGTGGATCAGTAAAACGCCTGCCAGATCCAGACGGAATGAGGACAGAAATAAGGTGCTCAAAATGCGATGGTCACCTCGGCCATGTTTTCCTTGGGGAGGGTTTCACCGAAAGGAATGTCAGGCATTGCGTTAACTCTATTTCCATGAGATTTATCGCGGATAAGGAAGAAGGTGAATAA
- the msrA gene encoding peptide-methionine (S)-S-oxide reductase MsrA, giving the protein MNETIYLAGGCFWCTEAIFNEIDGVVNVVSGYSGGTMTDPTYEDVCTDKTGHAETIRVIFDDSKITLRDILEIFFETHDPTTLNRQGEDVGTQYRSAVFYTNDDQRKLVTSVIKELTDKHRFSKPIVTQVEKFTSFYPSEDYHHNYFARNGNAPYCRSVISPKVQKFRKNFKDRIRVNL; this is encoded by the coding sequence ATGAACGAGACTATCTATCTTGCAGGAGGATGCTTCTGGTGTACTGAGGCCATATTCAACGAGATTGACGGTGTTGTTAATGTTGTGTCCGGTTATTCTGGGGGAACAATGACAGATCCTACCTATGAGGATGTCTGCACCGACAAAACTGGACATGCGGAAACGATTAGGGTCATATTTGATGACTCAAAAATTACCCTCAGAGATATACTGGAAATATTCTTCGAAACCCATGATCCAACTACGTTGAACAGGCAGGGCGAAGATGTTGGAACTCAATACAGGTCCGCGGTATTCTACACAAATGATGATCAGAGAAAACTTGTCACCAGCGTCATTAAAGAACTTACAGATAAGCACAGGTTTTCAAAGCCAATAGTAACCCAGGTGGAGAAGTTCACTTCGTTCTATCCCTCTGAGGACTATCACCACAATTATTTTGCCAGGAATGGGAATGCACCCTACTGCAGGTCGGTTATTTCTCCAAAGGTACAGAAATTCAGGAAGAATTTCAAAGACAGAATCAGAGTGAATCTCTGA